The Rhodohalobacter sp. SW132 genomic sequence AAGAAACCGTTTGAAGAGCTCACAGACGACGACTGGAACAGGCAACTCGATGTAAACCTTCTGGCTCCCGTATTTTTAACCCGCGACCTTCTCCCGCACATGAACAGCGGCAGTCATATTTTAAATATCGGCAGTATGGGTGGATTCCAGGGTAGCAGTAAATTCCCCGGACTTTCTGCGTATAGCGTGGCAAAAGGAGCGCTCTCAGTGCTAACGGAGTGCCTTGCTGCAGAGCTGGCCGATCGAAATATCTCTTCAAACTGTCTGTGCCTCGGCGCTGTTCAAACTGAAATGTTTGAAGCCGCATTTCCCGATTTTCAGGCACCCGTTCAACCCGGGGATATGGGGCGCTATATCTCTGAATTCCTGCTGGATGCCCATAAACTTTTCAACGGACGCGTTCTCCCTGTCTCCCTCGCTGATCCTTCGTAATGGATGCATGGGATTAATTATTTAGGTAACTTTGAGCTTTTGAAAAACTGAATATAATATCATTTATGAAGAAGCTGTTCCTTCCTGCCCTGATCCTCTTTGTTGTTATCTCATTCACGTTGAAACCTGCAACCTCCCATAGCCAAACGGTTGATCTGCTTGGAGGAAATATCTTAAACGGGGCCGTGACCGGCGCTCTTTTAGGGGCTGGTGTGATGGGACTTCAAAACAATGATGATTTTGCACCGCTGCGCATTGGAGTCGGGGCCGGTATACTTGGTGGTGCCGGAATCGCGGCATACGATATCATCACACTTCCTCAGGGCCAGCAATTTTTCATTTCCGGAGTGTTTAATGATGGAAATAATTCCTCAATTCTCATTCTTCTCGACACGATGTATGGCGCAGCAACCGGCGGAGTACTCGGATCAGCTGTAATGCTTATTCAAAACAAACCGCTTGTAAAAGGGCTTCAATATGGCGGAAGCGCAGGAGCCTGGGTCGGGTTTGGATTTGGATTAATTGATGCATTCACCCTTTCCGAACGGAATAGTGATTTCACCGCTTCATCGATCTTCAACCGATCTTCTATTATTGAAACCAGTGCCGGTCCTCTTGATTTAGGATTCGGCGAACCCACAGTTTATCACACTCTCAGCCTCGATCACAACTCCAACGGTATTGATTATGCACCCGGTTTTAAATTCTTTTCAATCAGCAGCCGGTTTTAAAAACGATTAGCTTATTTCTTCGTCGGGTCTGATTTCAGCGCCTTCTCGCTCATCTTCTGATGTAGCCATCGTGTAAAGAACTGCCCTTGTTGTATTTACATGCCCGGAAAGTGACGGATTGATTCCATCACTCAGATAGTACCACGCTTCCGGCGGACTCCCCATCCGTTTTCCTTTGGGATCTACAATATACCCGGTTTTGCCGGTGATGATCTGCCGGATCTGGTCGAGATCATTCTCATCGATATCAAAATCAAACAGTTCCATTTTATCCAGAAGACCCGGAATGATGGGAGGTGGTGAAATCCATATCACAGGATTTTCGGTTACTTCTTTGATCGCATCCTCAATGGTGGAGAGGTTTTCCCACGTTTCAGAAAGGGGAAGCAGTGTTCTTTTCGGTGCGATGGAGAGCCTGGTAGCATCAAACAGTCCAAGTGAAATAAAAACCCAGTCAGGCTCAAAACTGAGAACATCACGATGAAGTCTGCGTAACGCCTGTGAACTTGTGTCATTCGTTTGCCCCGCATTGATAAACCTGTAATCGGCATCCGGACGTGATATATCCAGCACTTCCCGCAATATTTCGAACCAGCTCTGTAAATCATCGGTTGAGGAATCTCCAATTGCAACAATCGTGTCGCCCGGTGAGAAAGGCAGATTATCAATCCAATCCATTACATCGTCATCTTTCAATAGCTCCAGCGCAGCCTCTTTTGCATTTTTAGAATACATATCACGCAGTGAAGAAAGCTCATCTTCTGTCAGGCCAAACAGGTTCGCAACAGCCGCTCTATTACTGATTCCCGGGAGAAGCGGAAATTGTTTTTCAATATTTAAAAACTGAAGAAGATATTTCTCGAGTGCTTCTTTTTCTTCTTCAGATGCTTTTTTAAAATTACTCATCAGGTATACTTTTCAATTAAAAATGATTTCAGTTTAGGAACGCCAACACCGGCTGTTTCAGAATAGTGCGTCCATTCAGTTGAACGTACCAGATCAGGTGTGGTTGGATCTACAACAAATTTTGGAATACCGGCGGGAGCAAAATCTACCAATCCTGCGGCAGGGTAAACTACAAGTGATGTCCCGATCACAACCAAAATATCAGTTGCTTGTATAATTTCTGTTGCGGGCTCAATATTTGGAACAGCCTCACCAAACCAAACAACATTGGGACGGAGCTGACTTCCATCGTCGGCAGTATCCCCTGTTTCGATCCGTTTGCTTCCGATGTCGATTACAGCATCCGGATCGACACTGCTTCTGGCCTGCCGCAACATACCGTGCAGATGAAGAACGTTGGCAGATCCGGCTTTCTCATGCAGATCATCCACATTTTGTGTGATTATAGAAACATTGAAATACTCTTCCAGTTCAGCGAGTGAAGTGTGGCCTTTATTCGGTTTCGCTTTTGCAGCCTGGGCTCTTCGCTGATTATAGAATTCGAGAACGGTATCCGGATCTCTCTGCCAGCCTTCAACCGTAGCTACATCCTCAATATCAAATCCTTCCCAGAGTCCCCCGGAATCCCTGAACGTAGATAGACCGCTATCCGCACTCATTCCTGCACCGGTGAGAACTGCAATCGATTTCATAAAGATGATCTGAGCGGTGTAATTTAGGTTCTCATCAGTTGTAACCAGGAACTATCTGGTTGATACTCATCAATGATATCAGCTTGTGCCTCAGATGCATATCTGGCAACCAGTCCATTAATTTCTGATTTGATGCTTTTGATACTATTGGCAATCAAATCGCTGTTAAAGCCAGATTCACCCAGCTTTATAGTCATATTAAGCGAAACCATTCTTCCGATTGCCCGTCCAAGCTGTACCAGTTTTCGCTGAGCCATTTTGTAATCAACCTCAAAATCAAGTTGATCCTTAAAGTGATCCGCTGCATGTTCTGTAAGTGAATAATCCTTCAGGAAATGATAGAGATTATTCACTTTAGATTTGCGCATAGATTTTAAAACAGACTCTGATATCTGCTGATATAAAATATCATTCGATCCTTCAAAAATCTGAAATGGCCGGCTGTCCACCAGGGAACGTCCGGCAATATGATCGAGACGGTATCCCTTTGCTCCAACAAGCTGCATCAGGGATTGAGATGCCTCGTGCATGTAATCAGTAATCACACTTTTTATGGAGTTTGCTGCAACGTCCATTTTAGATGTATCTTTTTCCATCGATACATTTGTAGATGTAAAATAAGCCATGGCTGAGCTGACCGTAAAGTAAGATTGCAAGTTAGCCAGTCTCTCTTTAACCTGATCATAATTAAATAGTGATTTCCCTCCAACATATCTATCACGGCAATGCTCAATTGCTTCATCCATTAT encodes the following:
- a CDS encoding GDSL-type esterase/lipase family protein; translated protein: MSNFKKASEEEKEALEKYLLQFLNIEKQFPLLPGISNRAAVANLFGLTEDELSSLRDMYSKNAKEAALELLKDDDVMDWIDNLPFSPGDTIVAIGDSSTDDLQSWFEILREVLDISRPDADYRFINAGQTNDTSSQALRRLHRDVLSFEPDWVFISLGLFDATRLSIAPKRTLLPLSETWENLSTIEDAIKEVTENPVIWISPPPIIPGLLDKMELFDFDIDENDLDQIRQIITGKTGYIVDPKGKRMGSPPEAWYYLSDGINPSLSGHVNTTRAVLYTMATSEDEREGAEIRPDEEIS
- a CDS encoding SDR family oxidoreductase; the encoded protein is MSNHYVVTGSSRGIGYELVKSLANKNHLVTVVARSEEKLTSLRSLFPEQIFPITADITTEEGRNTLIGHIKEKSISLDGIVHNAGLLIKKPFEELTDDDWNRQLDVNLLAPVFLTRDLLPHMNSGSHILNIGSMGGFQGSSKFPGLSAYSVAKGALSVLTECLAAELADRNISSNCLCLGAVQTEMFEAAFPDFQAPVQPGDMGRYISEFLLDAHKLFNGRVLPVSLADPS
- a CDS encoding Sir2 family NAD-dependent protein deacetylase; this encodes MKSIAVLTGAGMSADSGLSTFRDSGGLWEGFDIEDVATVEGWQRDPDTVLEFYNQRRAQAAKAKPNKGHTSLAELEEYFNVSIITQNVDDLHEKAGSANVLHLHGMLRQARSSVDPDAVIDIGSKRIETGDTADDGSQLRPNVVWFGEAVPNIEPATEIIQATDILVVIGTSLVVYPAAGLVDFAPAGIPKFVVDPTTPDLVRSTEWTHYSETAGVGVPKLKSFLIEKYT